From Candidatus Micropelagos thuwalensis, the proteins below share one genomic window:
- a CDS encoding TRAP transporter substrate-binding protein, which yields MSEKVNRRKLLVGAGSAGLVASSGVAPAYAQGKRRLKMVTTWPKNFPGVGTAAESIAKRVEIMSEGELKIKVFAAGEIVGAFEALDAVSTGSADLYHGADYYWQGKDPAYNFFTTWPMGMTATEFYSWIDFGGGQAFWDELATKFKVKPFICGDTGTQSGGWFTKKIETLDDLKGLRMRMPGLGGEVIRRLGALPVVLSGGEIFQSLQSGAIDATEWIGPWNDQAFGFYQIAKYFYAPGFHEPNAALTLGINLDVWESLKPTHQEHIRVACQAETQRVRTQYFYNNAVAFETLIKKHGVEVNNFSPEIMEAVKKISVEVLNELSQTSALAGRIYKSVQEHSALFNKWSLHADEGYMQMRRDG from the coding sequence ATGAGTGAAAAAGTCAATCGTCGTAAATTGCTTGTTGGTGCAGGTTCAGCTGGTCTTGTTGCGTCCTCTGGTGTTGCCCCTGCTTATGCTCAGGGCAAACGTCGCCTCAAAATGGTGACCACTTGGCCTAAAAACTTTCCTGGTGTCGGCACAGCGGCAGAAAGTATCGCCAAGCGTGTCGAGATTATGTCCGAAGGAGAACTTAAAATTAAGGTTTTCGCGGCCGGTGAAATTGTTGGTGCTTTTGAAGCGCTAGATGCTGTCTCTACCGGATCAGCTGATTTATATCACGGGGCTGACTATTACTGGCAAGGCAAAGACCCTGCTTATAATTTCTTCACAACATGGCCTATGGGCATGACAGCGACTGAATTTTACTCATGGATAGACTTTGGTGGCGGTCAAGCTTTTTGGGATGAACTCGCAACAAAGTTTAAAGTTAAGCCTTTTATATGCGGCGATACCGGCACACAATCGGGGGGGTGGTTTACTAAAAAAATTGAAACGCTTGATGACCTAAAAGGTCTGCGCATGCGTATGCCAGGCCTTGGTGGTGAAGTTATCAGGCGGCTAGGCGCCTTACCTGTCGTTCTGTCAGGTGGAGAAATTTTCCAAAGTCTGCAATCAGGTGCGATTGACGCCACAGAATGGATTGGCCCTTGGAATGATCAGGCATTCGGCTTTTACCAAATTGCAAAATATTTTTACGCCCCCGGCTTTCATGAACCAAATGCAGCACTCACCCTCGGCATTAATCTTGATGTATGGGAAAGTTTAAAACCTACTCATCAGGAGCATATTCGCGTTGCCTGTCAGGCTGAAACCCAGCGCGTGAGAACCCAATATTTCTATAATAATGCAGTGGCATTTGAGACACTCATAAAAAAACACGGGGTAGAGGTAAATAACTTTTCTCCAGAAATTATGGAAGCTGTCAAAAAAATATCTGTCGAGGTCTTAAACGAATTGTCACAAACGAGCGCACTCGCCGGACGCATTTACAAAAGCGTGCAGGAGCACAGCGCATTGTTCAACAAGTGGTCATTGCATGCCGATGAAGGCTATATGCAGATGCGAAGAGACGGATAA
- the parC gene encoding DNA topoisomerase IV subunit A — translation MTKLDTPGQDPLQSVKLQDALESRYLAYALSTITNRALPDARDGLKPVHRRLLFAMRQLKLDPASGFKKCARVVGDVIGRYHPHGDQAVYDALVRQAQDFAVRYPLVDGQGNFGNIDGDSAAAMRYTEARMTEIAELLLQDLNNDTVDFRDTYDGEEEEPIVLPAAFPNLLANGSSGIAVGMATNIPPHNIGELCDAALHLVKARNARIDTLMDCVKGPDFPTGGVIVEPPENLKEIYATGRGSVRLQARYQVETLGRGMWQIVVTEIPYQVQKARLIEKIAEQIQDRSLTLLDDIRDESAEDVRLVLVPRSKNINPDQLMGVLFKQSDLEIRFAMNLNVLNAKGVPCVMGLRDLLLEWLDHRKEVLVRKSRFRLDKIEARLEILDGYLIAYLNLDEVIRIIREEDEPKTHLMKTFDLSDVQAEAILNMRLRALRKLEEQTIRTEHKELVAERKGLKALLKSDDMQWKSIATDIRELKKKYGPKTDLGKRRSTFGEAMPEMDVLPEILVEKEPVTIILSQKGWIRSMKGHAENGKDIKYKTGDQGKFVLHAQTTDKLVLFATNGRAYVLQVSKLPGGRGNGEPLSLMIDLEAGNEVVEIFVYDEARKLLVASRTGNGFVVAESELYSTRRAGKQILNVSVEDEAICCVPATGDSIAVLGENRKLLIFPLADLPEMGRGKGVRLQKYNVGGLADVRSFKADEGLIVSDRAGRSRVFEDLADWQGTRAQAGRIRPKGFPSDGLMGPAFKNKL, via the coding sequence ATGACGAAACTTGATACGCCAGGCCAGGATCCGTTGCAATCTGTCAAACTGCAAGATGCTTTGGAAAGCCGCTATCTTGCCTATGCTCTTTCCACCATTACAAATCGCGCCTTACCGGATGCACGTGACGGTCTGAAACCTGTTCATAGGCGACTTTTATTTGCGATGCGCCAGCTTAAACTCGACCCTGCATCGGGTTTCAAAAAATGCGCGCGTGTGGTCGGCGATGTGATTGGTCGTTATCACCCGCATGGCGATCAGGCTGTTTATGATGCTCTGGTACGGCAGGCGCAGGACTTTGCAGTCCGCTATCCGCTGGTAGACGGGCAGGGTAATTTCGGTAACATCGACGGCGATAGTGCCGCCGCGATGCGGTATACTGAAGCGCGAATGACAGAAATTGCCGAGCTTCTCCTGCAAGATCTTAATAATGATACGGTTGATTTCCGCGACACTTATGATGGAGAGGAGGAGGAACCTATTGTACTCCCCGCTGCCTTCCCTAATTTGCTGGCAAATGGCTCATCAGGGATTGCGGTTGGCATGGCGACAAATATTCCACCGCATAATATTGGTGAATTATGTGATGCCGCATTACATTTAGTGAAAGCGAGAAATGCGCGTATTGATACCTTAATGGATTGTGTAAAAGGGCCGGATTTTCCAACCGGTGGGGTGATTGTTGAACCACCGGAAAATCTGAAAGAAATTTATGCCACGGGCCGTGGTTCGGTCAGACTGCAAGCGCGTTATCAAGTTGAAACTCTCGGCCGGGGTATGTGGCAGATTGTAGTCACAGAAATTCCCTATCAGGTACAAAAAGCCAGGCTGATAGAAAAAATTGCTGAGCAAATTCAAGATAGAAGTCTCACCTTGCTGGATGATATTCGTGACGAAAGTGCTGAAGATGTCCGGCTGGTACTCGTGCCGCGCTCTAAAAATATTAATCCTGATCAGCTTATGGGCGTGTTGTTCAAACAAAGTGATTTGGAAATTCGTTTTGCTATGAATTTGAATGTATTGAATGCCAAGGGTGTTCCTTGTGTCATGGGCTTACGCGATTTGCTACTTGAATGGCTTGATCACAGGAAAGAAGTTTTGGTGCGAAAAAGCCGTTTTCGCCTTGATAAAATCGAAGCACGGCTTGAAATTCTGGACGGTTATCTGATTGCCTATCTCAATCTTGATGAGGTCATCCGTATTATTCGCGAAGAAGATGAGCCGAAAACGCATCTGATGAAAACTTTTGACCTCTCAGATGTACAAGCTGAAGCGATTTTGAATATGCGACTGCGGGCGTTACGCAAACTTGAAGAGCAAACCATCCGCACCGAACACAAAGAATTGGTAGCCGAGCGCAAAGGGTTGAAGGCTTTATTGAAATCTGACGACATGCAGTGGAAGTCGATTGCGACAGACATTCGCGAATTGAAGAAAAAATATGGGCCAAAAACAGATTTAGGAAAGCGTAGAAGTACATTTGGCGAGGCGATGCCCGAGATGGATGTCTTGCCGGAAATCCTAGTCGAAAAAGAGCCGGTCACGATTATTCTGTCACAAAAAGGCTGGATCAGATCCATGAAGGGGCATGCCGAAAACGGTAAAGATATAAAATACAAAACCGGCGATCAGGGAAAGTTTGTCCTTCATGCGCAAACAACAGACAAGCTGGTATTATTCGCCACTAATGGTCGCGCCTATGTGCTTCAGGTCAGCAAATTGCCGGGTGGGCGCGGGAATGGCGAACCGTTAAGCCTGATGATTGATTTGGAAGCGGGCAATGAGGTTGTTGAGATATTTGTCTATGATGAAGCCCGTAAGCTTTTGGTGGCATCGCGCACAGGTAATGGGTTTGTTGTTGCTGAAAGTGAATTATACAGCACCCGTCGTGCTGGAAAGCAAATTTTAAATGTTAGCGTTGAGGATGAAGCAATCTGTTGTGTCCCAGCAACTGGCGACAGTATTGCGGTATTAGGAGAAAACAGAAAATTGCTCATTTTCCCGCTTGCTGACTTGCCAGAAATGGGGCGCGGCAAAGGCGTTAGATTGCAAAAATACAATGTAGGTGGTTTGGCAGATGTGCGCAGTTTTAAGGCTGATGAAGGACTGATTGTGTCAGACAGAGCCGGTCGTAGCCGCGTATTTGAAGATTTGGCAGATTGGCAAGGAACACGTGCGCAAGCTGGGCGCATCCGCCCTAAAGGGTTTCCTTCAGATGGACTGATGGGGCCTGCTTTCAAAAATAAACTTTAA
- a CDS encoding TRAP transporter small permease subunit, whose amino-acid sequence MGFLRRLSGFIDGLNRQILSIVSWLCLFMVLVQFFVVVMRYVFGTGSIQFQEIILYMHGILFLVAAGGTLLADDHVRVDIIYNNLSPRKQAMIEFIGCLLFLLPFCGLILYTSWNYVGQSWQIMEGSREPGGLQGVYLLKSFIPLFAFLLGLQGISQSIKALVFLNNISENKEAPEWK is encoded by the coding sequence ATGGGTTTCTTGCGCCGTTTATCTGGTTTTATTGATGGGTTAAATAGGCAAATTTTATCTATCGTATCATGGTTATGTTTGTTCATGGTGCTTGTACAGTTTTTTGTCGTCGTCATGCGCTACGTTTTTGGCACAGGCTCCATTCAATTTCAGGAAATCATCCTTTATATGCACGGCATACTATTCTTGGTCGCTGCAGGGGGGACATTGCTCGCAGACGACCATGTGCGTGTGGACATTATCTATAACAACCTCAGCCCCCGCAAACAGGCGATGATTGAATTTATTGGGTGTCTTTTATTTCTCCTGCCCTTTTGTGGGCTAATACTTTACACCTCCTGGAATTATGTCGGGCAATCTTGGCAAATTATGGAAGGCTCCCGCGAACCAGGTGGCCTGCAAGGAGTCTATTTACTGAAAAGCTTTATTCCTCTTTTTGCTTTCTTACTTGGTCTACAAGGCATATCCCAATCCATTAAAGCCTTAGTTTTTTTAAACAATATTTCTGAAAATAAGGAGGCCCCCGAATGGAAGTGA
- the era gene encoding GTPase Era — translation MTENRFGFIAVIGPPNAGKSTLSNALVGQKVAIVTHKAQTTRARLRAVMMHEQSQVVLVDTPGIFSGVKKLDKAMVQEAWSGAEEADAVLVVLDASCALPAETELVLAGVKNTSKPVILVLNKVDAVKREKLLELTQQLNEAANFADTFMVSALKETGLEELKSYLAQLVPEGPWHYSEDMAADVPSLFLAAEVTREKLFLRLHQELPYALTVETESWKRQKDGSVRLEQVIFVRRDSQKAIVLGKRGQSIREIGSQARLEMEDIFGHKVHLFLFVKVRDNWIDDPERYRMMGIDYAGAVNAMER, via the coding sequence ATGACAGAAAATCGCTTTGGGTTTATCGCCGTAATTGGCCCCCCCAATGCTGGCAAGTCGACACTGTCAAACGCGCTAGTCGGTCAGAAAGTTGCCATCGTTACCCATAAAGCCCAGACCACACGGGCGCGATTGCGTGCAGTTATGATGCATGAACAGTCTCAAGTGGTTCTGGTCGATACGCCTGGAATATTTTCAGGCGTAAAAAAACTTGATAAAGCCATGGTTCAAGAAGCATGGAGTGGCGCGGAAGAAGCGGATGCGGTTCTTGTCGTTCTTGATGCCAGTTGTGCTTTACCTGCTGAAACTGAGCTTGTTCTGGCGGGTGTCAAGAATACATCCAAACCGGTCATTTTAGTTTTGAACAAGGTTGATGCGGTGAAGCGTGAAAAGCTTTTGGAATTAACTCAACAGCTTAATGAGGCTGCAAACTTTGCTGATACATTCATGGTTTCTGCGCTGAAAGAGACAGGTCTTGAAGAGTTAAAGAGCTATCTCGCTCAGTTGGTGCCAGAAGGGCCTTGGCATTATTCTGAAGACATGGCTGCCGATGTACCGTCTTTATTCTTGGCAGCTGAAGTAACGCGAGAGAAATTATTTTTGCGACTCCATCAGGAACTTCCTTATGCGCTGACTGTAGAGACAGAGAGCTGGAAGCGGCAAAAAGACGGCAGTGTAAGGCTTGAGCAGGTGATTTTCGTCCGTCGCGACAGTCAGAAGGCGATTGTGCTGGGTAAGCGAGGTCAATCCATCCGTGAAATCGGGTCTCAGGCGCGACTTGAAATGGAAGATATATTTGGCCACAAGGTTCATCTGTTTCTGTTTGTGAAAGTGCGGGACAACTGGATAGATGATCCAGAGCGTTACAGGATGATGGGCATAGATTATGCAGGAGCCGTCAATGCAATGGAACGCTGA
- the recO gene encoding DNA repair protein RecO, with amino-acid sequence MQWNAEGVVLSSRRHGETSVIIEVFTREFGRCAGLVRGGTGRRLCPVLQPGNSVQAEWKARLSEHLGVFTVEATTARVAGAMAHPETLAALTSVCALLRFLPERNGYPRLYDTTCTLLDNLEDLDVWLPLLVRFELALLEETGFGLDLESCAANGSNINLTHISPRSGRAVSAEAAEPYLDKLFPMPQFFRDSTAAVSLEDVKNGLSITGHFLTVRLLHQLEENMPESRERLLHMLDDFTDF; translated from the coding sequence ATGCAATGGAACGCTGAGGGAGTTGTTTTATCTTCGCGCCGACATGGCGAAACCTCGGTTATTATCGAGGTGTTTACAAGAGAATTTGGTCGCTGCGCGGGGCTTGTACGCGGTGGCACTGGGCGACGACTTTGTCCAGTTCTTCAACCCGGCAATAGTGTGCAGGCAGAATGGAAAGCTCGACTTTCTGAGCATTTGGGTGTTTTCACTGTTGAGGCAACGACAGCGCGTGTTGCTGGGGCAATGGCGCATCCCGAAACTCTTGCTGCTCTGACATCTGTTTGCGCTCTTTTGCGTTTTTTGCCGGAGCGTAACGGCTATCCCCGTTTATACGACACGACTTGCACTTTGCTGGATAATCTGGAGGATTTAGATGTCTGGCTGCCCTTGCTGGTAAGGTTTGAACTTGCCTTATTAGAGGAAACGGGCTTTGGGCTTGATTTGGAGAGTTGTGCAGCGAATGGATCAAACATTAATTTGACACATATTTCACCGCGTTCGGGGCGTGCTGTTTCGGCAGAAGCGGCGGAGCCTTATCTGGATAAGCTATTTCCCATGCCACAATTCTTCCGAGATTCCACTGCTGCTGTCAGCTTGGAAGATGTCAAAAATGGTCTGTCAATAACCGGTCATTTTTTAACCGTGCGGCTGTTGCATCAACTAGAAGAAAACATGCCTGAAAGTCGGGAACGATTGCTTCACATGTTGGATGATTTTACGGATTTCTAA
- a CDS encoding TRAP transporter large permease has translation MEVMALSMFAASCLMLLTGYPVAFTLGGVSFLFGLLGLFTGHFDFAFLIALPQRIFGVMTNEVLVAVPLFIFMGTMLERSKIAEELLENMGRLFGTMRGGLGISVVIVGALLAASTGIVGATVVTMGMLSLPTMLKRGYNPELAAGTISAAGTLGQIIPPSIVLILLGDVVANAYQKAQVEMGIFAPETVSVGELFAGALIPGLMLVGLYILYQIFWAIFKPESSPAVLDDDEAVSLGQIIKSLLPPIVLIFAVLGSILVGVATPTEAAAVGAIGTILLAGEQIMKGSKRARLAALAIFSLFVMAQNFDLRTGVDVITFTNMLAISVSFIFCGVIILGLGTSLQHCWRQGILSEVMQTTTRVTSMVFVILIGAALFSLVFRGLEGDEMVHEFLINLPGGEMAVLASVMLIMFLLGFFLDFIEITFVVVPIVAPVLLVMGFDPVWLGVMMAINLQTSFLTPPFGFALFYLRGVAPDSLKTSQIYRGVIPFVIIQILMLFVLVLYPEISTWLPDKLFNKY, from the coding sequence ATGGAAGTGATGGCTCTCAGCATGTTCGCGGCTTCTTGCCTAATGCTGCTCACCGGCTATCCGGTTGCCTTTACGCTGGGTGGGGTTTCCTTTCTTTTTGGTTTATTGGGTCTGTTTACTGGTCATTTTGACTTTGCCTTTTTAATTGCATTACCTCAGCGCATTTTTGGCGTCATGACGAATGAAGTTCTGGTCGCCGTGCCGCTTTTTATATTCATGGGCACAATGCTTGAACGCTCTAAAATCGCCGAGGAACTATTAGAAAATATGGGCCGTCTGTTTGGCACAATGCGCGGCGGTTTAGGTATTTCCGTGGTTATTGTCGGGGCGTTATTGGCTGCGTCCACCGGCATTGTAGGGGCAACTGTCGTCACGATGGGCATGTTATCTCTTCCAACAATGTTGAAGCGTGGTTATAACCCCGAGCTTGCCGCCGGGACGATAAGCGCCGCTGGCACTCTTGGTCAGATTATCCCCCCTTCCATTGTTCTTATTCTGCTCGGTGATGTTGTCGCCAATGCCTATCAAAAGGCGCAGGTCGAAATGGGGATATTCGCCCCCGAAACGGTTTCCGTGGGCGAGCTTTTTGCAGGTGCGCTTATTCCAGGTCTTATGCTGGTCGGTCTTTATATCCTCTATCAAATCTTCTGGGCTATTTTTAAACCCGAAAGCTCCCCTGCTGTGTTGGACGATGATGAAGCAGTCAGCCTAGGACAAATTATAAAATCTCTTCTGCCGCCAATAGTGCTAATCTTCGCTGTATTAGGCTCAATATTAGTTGGTGTTGCCACCCCAACCGAAGCCGCTGCTGTGGGCGCAATCGGCACGATTTTGCTTGCAGGCGAACAAATTATGAAGGGTTCTAAACGCGCACGGTTGGCGGCTTTGGCAATTTTTTCTTTGTTCGTGATGGCGCAAAATTTTGACCTGCGAACCGGCGTCGACGTCATCACCTTCACAAACATGTTGGCAATAAGCGTATCCTTTATCTTTTGCGGCGTGATCATTCTTGGGCTTGGCACAAGCCTTCAGCATTGCTGGCGACAAGGCATTTTAAGTGAAGTCATGCAGACGACAACACGCGTTACGTCGATGGTTTTTGTCATCCTAATCGGCGCAGCTTTGTTTAGCCTCGTTTTTCGCGGTCTTGAAGGAGATGAGATGGTGCATGAGTTTCTCATCAATCTGCCGGGCGGTGAAATGGCAGTTTTGGCGAGTGTAATGCTCATTATGTTTCTACTTGGCTTTTTCCTCGACTTCATCGAAATCACTTTTGTAGTCGTACCAATTGTGGCGCCAGTTTTGCTGGTGATGGGTTTTGATCCTGTTTGGTTAGGCGTAATGATGGCCATCAACCTTCAGACATCATTCCTGACGCCGCCTTTCGGCTTTGCTTTGTTTTATCTGCGCGGGGTCGCACCGGATAGCTTAAAAACGTCACAGATTTACCGTGGTGTTATTCCGTTTGTGATTATTCAGATTTTGATGCTGTTTGTATTGGTCCTGTATCCAGAAATCTCGACATGGCTGCCTGACAAGCTATTTAACAAATATTAA